A DNA window from Pyrus communis chromosome 3, drPyrComm1.1, whole genome shotgun sequence contains the following coding sequences:
- the LOC137728366 gene encoding glycine-rich cell wall structural protein 1-like, translating to MARWCIVVVLALVVGHTTARNVPMSNDAGFKDQKNVIGGVGGFSGVGDSGLPFAGAGAGVGGNLPGGLGGGAAGIGGAAGLGGLGGASGGIGDLGGGGGGGLPGFGGLGTGGLGGLGGLGGTSGFGGLGGLGGPAGGLGGGSGVLPSP from the coding sequence atggcaaGGTGGTGCATTGTGGTGGTTCTTGCTCTAGTTGTAGGTCACACTACAGCTAGAAATGTACCTATGTCAAATGATGCCGGTTTCAAAGACCAAAAGAACGTCATTGGTGGAGTTGGTGGCTTCTCAGGCGTTGGAGACAGTGGGCTTCCATTTGCTGGAGCTGGGGCTGGAGTTGGTGGCAATCTTCCTGGTGGGCTTGGTGGCGGCGCTGCAGGGATAGGTGGAGCTGCTGGCCTTGGAGGACTTGGTGGTGCGAGTGGTGGAATCGGTGActtgggtggtggtggtggtggcggcttACCCGGTTTTGGTGGTTTAGGCACTGGCGGCTTGGGTGGTCTCGGTGGACTGGGAGGAACAAGTGGCTTCGGTGGTCTTGGTGGATTAGGCGGCCCGGCTGGTGGTCTTGGTGGTGGAAGTGGTGTTCTTCCTTCCCCTTGA
- the LOC137728371 gene encoding S-protein homolog 24-like yields the protein MIAFLSHPIFLPLAISTLVMSSPSSAAPLGPHSGDYLVQIRNDLSGDGATILEVHCKSKGGGDLGSHWISSGERFTVRFHNDRCVSTEYWCKLSWDEHSKSKSHGGNYRFFNCDESFLQSCGFQECTWKGQDDGIYLHDLHGLQDVKYYNWQT from the coding sequence ATGATAGCCTTCTTAAGCCACCCCATTTTCTTACCACTTGCAATCTCAACACTTGTTATGTCTTCTCCATCTTCCGCTGCACCTCTTGGTCCTCATTCTGGCGACTACCTCGTCCAAATTCGGAACGACTTAAGTGGTGACGGGGCCACCATTTTGGAGGTCCACTGCAAATCCAAAGGCGGAGGAGATTTGGGTAGCCATTGGATCAGCAGTGGCGAGCGTTTCACCGTACGTTTTCACAATGACAGATGTGTCTCAACTGAGTACTGGTGCAAGTTAAGCTGGGATGAGCACTCCAAATCCAAGAGTCATGGCGGCAACTATCGCTTCTTCAATTGCGACGAGTCGTTTCTTCAGTCATGTGGTTTCCAGGAGTGCACTTGGAAGGGTCAGGATGACGGGATATATTTGCATGACCTTCATGGATTACAAGATGTGAAATATTATAACTGGCAGACGTAA
- the LOC137727906 gene encoding 26S proteasome regulatory subunit 4 homolog A, with amino-acid sequence MGQGTPGGLNRQGLPGDRKPDGNDKKEKKFEPAAPPARVGRKQRKQKGPEAAARLPTVTPLTKCKLRLLKLERIKDYLLMEEEFVTNQERLKPQEEKAEEDRSKVDDLRGSPMSVGNLEELIDENHAIVSSSVGPEYYVGILSFVDKDQLEPGCAILMHNKVLSVVGLLQDEVDPMVSVMKVEKAPLESYADIGGLDAQIQEIKEAVELPLTHPELYEDIGIRPPKGVILYGEPGTGKTLLAKAVANSTSATFLRVVGSELIQKYLGDGPKLVRELFRVADDLSPSIVFIDEIDAIGTKRYDAHSGGEREIQRTMLELLNQLDGFDSRGDVKVILATNRIESLDPALLRPGRIDRKIEFPLPDIKTRRRIFQIHTSRMTLADDVNLEEFVMTKDEFSGADIKAICTEAGLLALRERRMKVTHTDFKKAKEKVMFKKKEGVPEGLYM; translated from the exons atgggtcAGGGAACGCCCGGCGGGTTGAACCGACAAGGCCTACCGGGCGACCGAAAGCCCGATGGGAACgacaagaaagagaagaagtTCGAGCCGGCGGCTCCGCCTGCCCGAGTCGGCCGGAAACAGCGCAAGCAGAAGGGTCCCGAAGCTGCGGCACGGCTCCCGACGGTTACCCCGCTGACAAAGTGCAAGCTTCGGCTGCTGAAGCTGGAGAGAATCAAGGACTATCTCCTCATGGAGGAGGAGTTCGTCACAAACCAGGAGCGGCTCAAGCCGCAGGAGGAGAAAGCCGAGGAGGACAGATCTAAAGTTGACGATCTCCGAGGCTCACCGATGAGCGTGGGGAATCTGGAGGAGTTAATTGATGAGAATCACGCCATTGTTTCGTCCTCCGTCGGTCCTGAGTACTACGTTGGGATATTGTCCTTCGTAGATAAAGACCAATTGGAACCTGGGTGTGCGATTTTGATGCATAATAAG GTGCTTTCTGTTGTTGGGCTTCTTCAAGATGAAGTTGATCCAATGGTGTCAGTGATGAAGGTCGAGAAAGCTCCGTTGGAGTCGTACGCTGACATTGGTGGATTGGATGCCCAGATACAGGAAATTAAAGAAGCTGTTGAGCTCCCACTGACTCATCCCGAGCTATATGAAGACATTGGCATCAGGCCGCCTAAGGGAGTCATATTGTATGGAGAGCCAGGAACGGGCAAGACCTTGCTTGCAAAG GCAGTGGCAAACTCTACGTCAGCAACTTTCTTGCGTGTTGTTGGTAGTGAGTTGATTCAGAAGTACTTGGGAGATGGTCCAAAATTAGTGAGGGAACTCTTCAGGGTTGCTGATGACCTCTCACCTTCTATCGTCTTCATTGACGAAATTGATGCAATTGGTACAAAGAG GTATGATGCCCATTCAGGTGGTGAACGTGAAATTCAGAGGACCATGTTGGAGTTACTTAACCAGTTGGATGGTTTTGATTCAAGAGGAGATGTCAAGGTTATTCTGGCAACAAACAGAATTGAAAGCCTTGACCCAGCCTTGCTTCGTCCTGGCCGAATAGATAGGAAGATTGAATTCCCTCTTCCTGATATCAAAACAAGGAGGCGCATTTTCCAG ATTCACACATCAAGGATGACGTTGGCTGATGATGTCAACTTGGAAGAGTTTGTCATGACCAAGGATGAGTTTTCCGGGGCTGATATCAAGGCTATATGTACTGAAGCTGGTTTGCTTGCTTTAAGAGAGCGCCGTATGAAG
- the LOC137728367 gene encoding S-protein homolog 74-like has translation MSRLSNIHVLVLAFAIAMSPSLCFPSTKGEVFPVFTKWHVYVVNGLGNQESLFVHCKSKDNDLGIQNLSPGTNTTWGFRTNFFHSTLFWCYLRKSSAQHAALKVFWQDIYLFEKCNWKNCIWIAKDDGIYIKDFANVRDEFSKKWEEGWIKTQDSYRSL, from the coding sequence ATGAGTAGGCTCAGCAACATCCATGTACTTGTTCTTGCATTTGCAATAGCAATGAGTCCCAGCTTGTGCTTTCCTTCAACCAAAGGTGAAGTGTTTCCTGTGTTCACCAAGTGGCATGTATATGTTGTCAACGGATTGGGGAACCAAGAGAGCTTGTTCGTCCATTGTAAATCCAAAGACAATGATTTAGGGATTCAAAATCTCTCACCAGGGACTAATACTACTTGGGGTTTCAGGACAAACTTTTTCCACTCTACTCTTTTCTGGTGCTACTTGCGCAAGTCAAGTGCCCAACATGCTGCTTTAAAGGTCTTTTGGCAAGACATTTATCTCTTCGAGAAATGCAACTGGAAAAACTGCATTTGGATAGCAAAAGATGATGGAATTTACATAAAAGATTTTGCTAACGTCCGTGATGAGTTTTCGAAAAAATGGGAAGAAGGATGGATTAAAACACAAGACTCTTACCGCTCATTGTAA
- the LOC137728368 gene encoding uncharacterized mitochondrial protein AtMg00810-like has translation MNKIVSLKRSLHQKFAIKDLGKLNYFLGIEMATSQNGLFLNQRKYVLDLLQEVNMLDCKLVTTPLDNKLMLDTAGELLTHISYYQRLVGKLIYLTITRPDIAYAVSLVSQFMHAPTVTHLHVVKRILRYLKGSIGRGILMRNNGSTQIQGYTDANWADNALDRKSTTGYCTFMGGNLVTWKNKKQNVIARSSAEAEYRAMASTACELIWLKNLLFDLGFPSNAPMSLMCDNQAAMHIASNPVFHERIKHIEVDCHYVRAQVQSKVIQTLFTRNHDQLADLFTKALPTTHFQHLFGKLGSINLMDPT, from the coding sequence ATGAACAAGATTGTGTCTCTCAAACGGTCTCTTCATCAGAAGTTTGCTATCAAGGATCTTGGTAAGCTCAACTACTTTCTTGGCATTGAGATGGCAACTTCCCAAAATGGACTGTTTTTGAACCAAAGAAAGTACGTGTTGGATCTTCTTCAAGAGGTAAATATGCTTGATTGTAAACTAGTCACTACTCCCTTGGATAACAAGCTTATGTTGGACACGGCTGGGGAACTTCTCACTCACATAAGTTACTATCAACGATTAGTTGGTAAACTTATCTATCTTACTATTACACGGCCAGATATTGCTTATGCCGTGAGTCTTGTTAGCCAGTTTATGCATGCTCCTACTGTTACACATCTTCATGTTGTTAAGAGGATACTACGGTATCTCAAGGGGTCCATTGGGCGTGGTATTCTCATGAGAAATAATGGTTCAACCCAAATACAAGGCTATACGGACGCAAACTGGGCAGACAATGCTCTCGATCGCAAGTCAACTACGGGTTATTGTACTTTCATGGGTGGAAATTTGGTCacttggaaaaataaaaaacagaatgTCATTGCTCGCTCTAGTGCTGAGGCGGAATATCGCGCAATGGCGTCCACTGCATGTGAACTTATATGGCTCAAGAATCTTCTTTTCGACTTAGGATTCCCTAGCAATGCACCGATGTCACTCATGTGCGACAACCAAGCTGCGATGCACATTGCATCCAATCCAGTCTTCCATGAACGTATCAAGCATATTGAGGTGGATTGCCATTATGTGCGAGCTCAAGTTCAGTCCAAAGTCATTCAAACTCTTTTTACTCGTAACCATGATCAATTGGCTGATTTGTTTACCAAGGCTTTGCCAACTACACATTTTCAGCACCTTTTTGGCAAGCTTGGCTCCATAAATCTTATGgatccaacttga